A stretch of the Chelonia mydas isolate rCheMyd1 chromosome 5, rCheMyd1.pri.v2, whole genome shotgun sequence genome encodes the following:
- the LOC119566703 gene encoding interferon beta-like — protein sequence MTTRCLLHICLILLFSTEISSQLCTMLHFQQNKVNKESLELLEKVSGNLPSQCINERAAFKPTQDVLQLPVSQKENAKVAIQEILQEIFNIFSKNLTQSAWDATSIVRFQNGLYQQIQRLEACLRAQMEKGLTNPESQDLQITSRRVKKYFQEIDAFLKEKQYSLCAWEIIRMEIPRCFVLVEKITRKLRN from the coding sequence ATGACCACCAGGTGTTTGCTGCACATTTGCCTCATACTGCTCTTCTCCACTGAAATCTCATCTCAGCTCTGTACCATGCTTCACTTCCAGCAGAACAAAGTGAACAAAGAGAGCTTGGAGCTTCTGGAGAAAGTGAGCGGAAATCTCCCCTCACAATGCATAAATGAAAGGGCAGCTTTCAAACCCACCCAGGATGTCCTCCAACTCCCAGTGTCCCAGAAGGAGAATGCCAAGGTGGCAATTCAAGAGATCCTCCAAGAGATCTTCAACATCTTTAGCAAAAACCTCACCCAAAGTGCCTGGGATGCCACTTCCATAGTCAGGTTCCAAAATGGCCTTTACCAGCAAATTCAGCGGCTGGAGGCATGTTTGAGAGCACAGATGGAGAAGGGCTTAACCAACCCAGAAAGTCAGGACCTCCAGATCACCAGTCGGagagtgaaaaaatactttcaggagatagatgctttcctgaaagaaaagcaatacagccTGTGTGCCTGGGAGATCATTCGCATGGAAATACCCAGATGTTTTGTGCTGGTTGAAAAAATCACTCGAAAACTTCGTAACTAA